A single window of Streptomyces cathayae DNA harbors:
- a CDS encoding GTP-binding protein: protein MDYANWSDPLVAFVPATVTESAKIVVAGGFGVGKTTLIGSVSEVAPLRMEEPITIDSVGVDDLRGTPEKTTTTVGMDFGRLHLADGQLVLYLFGLPGQLRFRPLWEDLAEGALGCLVLADTRDLDACHGALDLLEAQKTPYAVAVNTFPDAPAYEASELRQALALDAQTPLTTCDARDRTSSLYALITLTEYLTAPRAAAPLEPRP from the coding sequence ATGGACTACGCGAACTGGTCTGACCCTCTTGTCGCCTTCGTTCCCGCCACGGTGACCGAGTCCGCCAAGATCGTGGTCGCCGGCGGCTTCGGGGTGGGCAAGACGACTTTGATCGGCAGCGTGTCCGAGGTGGCCCCGCTGCGGATGGAAGAACCCATCACCATCGACAGTGTCGGCGTGGACGACCTGCGCGGGACGCCGGAGAAGACCACGACCACGGTGGGCATGGACTTCGGTCGGCTCCACCTGGCCGACGGGCAGCTCGTCCTCTACCTCTTCGGGCTGCCGGGGCAGCTGCGGTTCCGGCCGCTGTGGGAGGACCTGGCCGAGGGCGCGTTGGGGTGCCTGGTCCTGGCCGACACCCGGGACCTGGATGCCTGTCACGGGGCCCTGGACCTGCTCGAAGCCCAGAAGACCCCGTACGCCGTCGCGGTCAACACCTTCCCCGACGCCCCGGCCTATGAGGCGAGCGAACTGCGTCAAGCCCTCGCACTCGACGCACAGACCCCGCTGACCACCTGCGACGCCCGCGACCGCACCTCCTCGCTCTACGCACTCATCACCCTCACCGAGTACCTCACCGCGCCCCGCGCAGCCGCACCCCTGGAGCCTCGGCCATGA
- a CDS encoding cytochrome P450, giving the protein MIPTNTGSLTGPDRIPLYSTEFADDPHAAYERMRKIHGALVPVELTPGIPATLVIGYAQARRILNDPLRFPADPRVWQQQAPASCPVRPMMEWRPNALRSSGAEHARYRAANTAGLDAIDQHGLRALVEKVADSAITDFRTTGRADLVSQYAFPIAFRVLSTLLGCPDEIGARIADGMARVFDTTDAARGNHILDQAVADLVTLRRHQPADDITTRLMAHPAHLDDREMSHQLITLYGAGIEPLTNLIVNTCRKLLTDEEFSTSLHAAQSTVRDALDAVLYTDPPLANYCITYPPYPADIDGALLPAHQPVVISMAACNNDPELTLGLPTDAITGNRAHLAWSAGPHTCPARSHAYLIAETAISHLTDAFPEMDLAVPTDELRWRPGPFHRAMEALPVLLPTTR; this is encoded by the coding sequence ATGATTCCCACCAACACCGGATCCCTCACCGGGCCGGACCGGATCCCCCTGTACTCAACGGAGTTCGCCGACGACCCGCACGCCGCATACGAACGCATGCGCAAGATCCACGGCGCGCTGGTGCCCGTCGAACTGACCCCAGGCATCCCCGCAACCCTGGTGATCGGCTATGCCCAGGCCCGGCGTATTCTCAATGACCCGCTGCGCTTCCCCGCGGATCCGCGCGTGTGGCAGCAGCAGGCGCCGGCGTCCTGCCCGGTGCGGCCGATGATGGAGTGGCGGCCCAACGCCCTGCGCAGCAGCGGTGCCGAGCACGCCCGCTACCGCGCGGCCAACACCGCCGGCCTCGACGCGATCGACCAGCACGGGCTGCGCGCACTCGTGGAGAAGGTCGCCGACTCCGCCATCACCGACTTCCGCACGACCGGCCGCGCAGACCTCGTCAGCCAGTACGCCTTCCCCATCGCCTTCCGGGTCCTGAGCACACTGCTGGGCTGCCCCGACGAGATCGGCGCCCGGATCGCCGACGGCATGGCCCGCGTCTTCGACACCACCGACGCCGCCCGCGGCAACCACATCCTCGACCAGGCCGTCGCCGACCTCGTCACCCTGCGCCGACACCAGCCGGCCGACGACATCACCACCCGCCTGATGGCCCACCCCGCCCACCTGGACGACCGGGAGATGAGCCACCAGCTCATCACGCTCTACGGCGCCGGAATCGAGCCGCTGACCAACCTCATCGTCAACACCTGCCGCAAGCTCCTCACCGACGAGGAGTTCTCCACCTCCCTGCACGCCGCCCAGTCCACCGTCCGCGACGCCCTCGACGCCGTCCTCTACACGGACCCGCCCCTGGCGAACTACTGCATCACCTACCCGCCCTATCCCGCGGACATCGACGGCGCCCTGCTCCCGGCCCACCAGCCGGTCGTGATCTCCATGGCCGCCTGCAACAACGACCCCGAACTCACCCTCGGGCTGCCCACTGACGCCATCACCGGCAACCGCGCCCACCTGGCCTGGAGCGCCGGCCCTCACACCTGCCCGGCCCGCTCCCACGCCTACCTCATCGCCGAGACCGCCATCAGCCACCTCACCGACGCGTTCCCGGAGATGGACCTCGCCGTCCCCACCGACGAGCTGCGCTGGCGCCCCGGCCCCTTCCACCGCGCCATGGAAGCCCTCCCCGTCCTCCTCCCGACCACCCGCTGA
- a CDS encoding cytochrome P450 family protein codes for MPEQPILALDPEASDHHAEHQALRAGGPATRVDILGVTAWSITDPALLKRLLTGSDVSKDGRAHWPAFADTVPTWPLSLWITVTNMFTAHGTDHSRLRRMVAPAFSARRVAALKPTVETIVTGILDDLSIRPADESVDLREHLAHPLPIAVIGRLMGVPDGQHDSFRSVVDGVFSTTVTAAQAAANATALYQLLDQLITAKRARPGDDMTSLLIATRDDEGDGHTLTEGELRDTLLLMISAGYETTVNVIDQAISALLTDPEQLAHVRAGRADWSDVVEETLRHEPAVKHLPLRYALTDIPLPDGKTIRKGDAVLASYAAANRHPGWHGESANLFDATRTTKDHLAFGHGVHFCLGAPLARLEVATALKQLFDRFPDIRLAVPATDLKPLPSLISNGHQALPVHLRPASR; via the coding sequence GTGCCCGAGCAGCCGATACTCGCCCTCGACCCCGAAGCGTCCGACCACCACGCCGAGCACCAGGCCCTGCGCGCCGGCGGCCCGGCCACCCGGGTGGACATCCTCGGTGTGACCGCCTGGTCGATCACCGACCCCGCCCTCCTCAAGCGGCTCCTCACCGGCTCGGATGTCTCCAAGGACGGCCGTGCCCACTGGCCGGCCTTCGCCGACACCGTCCCCACCTGGCCCCTGAGTCTGTGGATCACGGTGACCAACATGTTCACCGCGCACGGCACCGACCACAGCCGTCTGCGCCGCATGGTCGCCCCGGCCTTCAGTGCCCGCCGCGTCGCCGCTCTCAAGCCGACCGTCGAGACGATCGTGACCGGCATCCTCGACGACCTCAGCATCCGGCCCGCCGACGAGAGCGTCGACCTGCGCGAGCATCTCGCCCACCCGCTGCCGATCGCGGTCATCGGCCGGCTCATGGGCGTTCCCGACGGCCAACACGACAGCTTCCGCTCCGTGGTCGACGGAGTCTTCAGCACCACCGTCACCGCCGCCCAGGCCGCCGCGAACGCGACCGCCCTGTACCAGCTGCTCGACCAGCTGATCACGGCGAAGCGCGCCCGGCCCGGCGACGACATGACCTCTCTCCTCATCGCTACCCGCGACGACGAGGGCGATGGCCACACTCTCACCGAGGGCGAGCTGCGCGACACGCTCCTGCTGATGATCTCTGCCGGATACGAGACCACCGTCAACGTCATCGACCAGGCCATCAGCGCTCTGCTGACCGACCCGGAGCAGCTCGCCCACGTCCGTGCCGGCCGCGCCGACTGGAGCGACGTCGTCGAGGAGACCCTGCGGCACGAACCCGCGGTCAAGCACCTGCCCCTGCGCTACGCCCTCACGGACATCCCCCTGCCCGACGGGAAGACGATCCGCAAGGGCGACGCGGTCCTCGCCTCCTACGCCGCCGCCAACCGCCACCCCGGCTGGCACGGCGAGTCCGCCAACCTCTTCGACGCCACTCGCACCACGAAGGACCACCTCGCCTTCGGACACGGCGTGCACTTCTGCCTCGGAGCACCACTCGCCCGCCTCGAAGTCGCCACCGCGCTGAAGCAGCTGTTCGACCGCTTCCCCGACATCCGCCTCGCCGTCCCCGCGACCGATCTGAAGCCGCTGCCTTCGCTGATCAGCAACGGACACCAGGCCCTGCCCGTACACCTGCGCCCGGCCTCACGCTGA
- a CDS encoding helix-turn-helix transcriptional regulator: MTTAPITPLTPAERRVADHLVRGLEPRAIAAETGLSSNTVSSYVRTIRAKLHCPTRSAPHVLVHHLLSSGQATPPSATEPTPDLTPARRLLLRAFAEHTSPYDVARDARIAPADVRAEADTLLAETGADDATRLVVLAHVWGFLGAGRETTIPAEARR, translated from the coding sequence ATGACCACCGCCCCGATCACTCCGCTCACCCCGGCCGAGCGACGCGTCGCCGACCATCTCGTCCGCGGCCTGGAGCCCCGCGCCATCGCCGCCGAGACCGGCCTGTCCTCGAACACCGTCTCCAGCTACGTCCGCACGATCCGGGCAAAGCTGCACTGCCCGACCCGCAGCGCGCCGCACGTCCTGGTGCATCATCTGCTCAGCTCGGGGCAGGCCACCCCGCCTTCTGCGACCGAACCGACGCCCGATCTCACCCCGGCACGGCGGCTGCTGCTGAGGGCCTTCGCCGAGCACACCAGCCCCTACGACGTCGCCCGCGATGCCCGCATCGCCCCGGCCGACGTACGCGCCGAGGCCGACACACTGCTCGCCGAAACGGGAGCCGACGACGCCACCCGGCTCGTAGTGCTGGCCCACGTCTGGGGCTTCCTGGGAGCCGGCCGAGAGACAACGATCCCGGCAGAGGCACGCCGATGA
- a CDS encoding DUF6082 family protein, translating to MKTSHAVLVSSAVGAVAIWFAERRHRQRLALDTAHIHQRLLSDIAADPEHRAIWALEGLSDEESKHLLCCNRQVSFLSVKYRLGLLDKAGLRVQVRVLMEREPFRAYWQRSATFRDEEAGDRVDRSFNRVFEDEYAAMADADEAVGRLLTSA from the coding sequence ATGAAGACGTCCCACGCCGTGCTTGTCTCCTCCGCTGTTGGGGCCGTGGCCATCTGGTTCGCCGAGCGACGGCACCGTCAGCGGCTCGCACTGGACACGGCGCACATCCATCAACGCCTGCTCTCCGACATCGCGGCTGACCCGGAGCACCGGGCGATCTGGGCGCTTGAGGGGCTGTCCGACGAGGAGTCCAAGCACCTGCTGTGCTGCAACCGGCAGGTCAGCTTCCTCTCGGTCAAGTACCGCCTGGGCCTGCTCGACAAGGCCGGGCTGCGGGTGCAGGTCCGCGTGCTGATGGAGCGCGAGCCGTTCCGCGCCTACTGGCAGCGTTCCGCGACGTTCCGCGACGAGGAGGCCGGGGACCGCGTCGACCGCTCGTTCAACAGGGTCTTCGAGGACGAGTACGCCGCCATGGCCGACGCCGATGAAGCGGTCGGCCGACTGCTGACCAGTGCGTAA
- the fxlM gene encoding methyltransferase, FxLD system, which translates to MTGVTTADSSEATRLRHEIIDQLRNEGWITSAEVEAAMKKVPRDRFTPPQTPLKEVYDPYSAVITKTDEHGVQISSVSAPQIQAIQLEQCRLRPGMRVLEIGSGGLNAAYLAEIVGRDGRVTTVDIDKEVTERATRLLAENGYDQVRVVTADAAEPIPDLGIVDVILVTVGAWDIPPAWIDQLSPTGRLVVPLRTRGLTRSVALTRAGDHLESRSAKICGFVPMQGSAGHEEQLLLVNGTPEIGLRFDDGLPIDPSRLDNAVTTPRVERWTGVTIGRQEPLATLQMHLAITIPGFCIMAVDEDLDTGIVTPNRKGFSLAAAEDDSFAYLVHHPFGDKDVEYGVHALGNHAQQLAKKIAKSLRDWEAHRRGGPVPVIRVYPAGTPDEQIEGDRVIDKVHTRISLSWPAT; encoded by the coding sequence ATGACCGGTGTGACGACCGCCGACTCCAGCGAGGCCACCCGCCTGCGCCACGAGATCATCGACCAGTTGCGGAACGAGGGCTGGATCACCTCCGCAGAGGTTGAGGCGGCGATGAAGAAGGTGCCCCGCGACCGGTTCACCCCGCCACAGACGCCGCTGAAGGAGGTGTACGACCCGTACTCGGCGGTGATCACGAAGACCGATGAGCACGGCGTGCAGATCAGCAGCGTCTCCGCCCCACAGATCCAGGCCATTCAACTGGAGCAGTGCCGGCTCCGGCCCGGCATGCGGGTCCTGGAGATCGGCTCGGGCGGCCTCAACGCCGCCTACCTGGCCGAGATCGTCGGCCGCGACGGCCGGGTGACCACGGTCGACATCGACAAGGAGGTCACCGAGCGTGCCACCCGGCTCCTCGCCGAGAACGGCTACGACCAGGTGCGCGTGGTCACGGCGGACGCAGCCGAACCGATCCCTGACCTGGGCATCGTGGACGTCATCCTGGTCACCGTGGGCGCCTGGGACATCCCGCCCGCCTGGATCGACCAGCTCAGCCCCACCGGCCGGCTGGTCGTGCCGTTGCGCACGCGCGGTCTGACCCGCTCCGTGGCCCTCACCCGCGCCGGCGATCACCTTGAGTCGCGCTCCGCGAAGATCTGCGGCTTCGTTCCCATGCAGGGCTCCGCCGGGCACGAGGAGCAGCTCCTCCTGGTGAACGGCACACCGGAGATCGGCCTGCGCTTCGACGACGGCCTGCCCATCGACCCGAGCCGGCTCGACAACGCCGTCACCACACCCAGGGTCGAGAGGTGGACCGGTGTGACCATCGGCCGACAGGAGCCACTGGCCACGCTCCAGATGCACCTGGCGATCACCATTCCGGGGTTCTGCATCATGGCCGTCGACGAGGATCTGGACACCGGCATCGTGACGCCGAACCGCAAGGGCTTCTCGCTCGCCGCCGCCGAAGACGACTCCTTCGCCTACCTCGTACACCACCCCTTTGGGGACAAGGACGTCGAGTACGGCGTCCACGCCCTGGGCAATCACGCGCAGCAGCTCGCCAAGAAGATCGCCAAGAGCCTGCGCGACTGGGAGGCCCACCGCCGCGGCGGGCCCGTCCCGGTCATCCGGGTCTACCCGGCCGGCACCCCCGACGAGCAGATCGAGGGCGACCGGGTCATCGACAAGGTCCACACCCGGATCTCGCTCTCCTGGCCCGCGACCTAG
- the fxlA gene encoding FxLD family lanthipeptide, which produces MSPTAALMDRPTQLVEDDDFAPLEVKAIVAAHPIGKLMCSTGDGCGSTCSGSSSACSSFIEDPA; this is translated from the coding sequence ATGAGTCCCACCGCCGCCCTGATGGACCGGCCGACGCAGCTCGTCGAGGACGACGACTTCGCCCCGCTGGAGGTCAAGGCCATCGTCGCCGCCCACCCGATCGGCAAGCTGATGTGTTCCACGGGTGACGGCTGCGGGAGCACCTGCTCGGGCAGCTCGTCCGCGTGCAGCTCCTTCATCGAGGACCCGGCCTGA
- a CDS encoding lantibiotic dehydratase, with product MALDVPRYQWTGAAVLRATTGPSTAVLPAALDLDSADAVRDWLAKLWQRAEIRNALFAASPVLCQTIDNIVHGRHDQPRQLRRAALSVISYLLRWQHRPAPFGLFAGTAPLTIGTTPRVRWGPRHAVTLRADGEWLSDVVRDLEQQPALLERLMVIANNTAEFRGDRLAAPGPPADGHARLMAPVEISLRATRPVKAAMEHARTPITYAALRDLLTTAFPAGAGGKIDAVLQDLIEQNVLITSLCPPMTTVDALDHVCAELKRVDAHSLPDVGGLARTLYGLRDDLTAHTSPSAETDLRELTARMHRHSSIAPLPVVVDTALNCEVQLPGEVIQEVEDAVAVLHHVSPLPYGYKLWRDYHRRFRARYGVGAVVPVLDLVADSGLGRPAEYVGSERGKAPKTISDRDTVVLKLLQQAHMEGRDELVLDDAAISELAEAAGTEERLYGEGSEIAFEVHAPSTHHLADGRFDIEITGVPRPGSSMLGRFAHLMPTAEQHLLTDSYVTRPDVITAQLSFSPRRRRNENVARTDRLLPYVIPLGEHPGEHGEPIPLDDIGVTADARRFHLVQVSSGRPIDVRVLHALEAGIQTPPLARFLSEVSGSRRAVYKRFDFGAAARLPYLPRVRYRRTTLAPARWLLSSKDLPGRKAPVEEWEAAFAVWRARLNVPSRVCVVEYDQRLPVDLDHPAHRRLVRSQLHEAPELELREVVDPARYGWIGRAHEILLPLRRATPAVSSTPLPAFRAQPVPAVQLPGCGEVLRMRLHAHPDRFDEILDRHVPRLLDVLGQPMWWFSRHRELARPEAGQHLTVTLHLPEAAAATATVNRWATDLHLQRLLSALTLEPYQPQTGRYGTGPAMDAAHRAFAADSSAALAQIRLTTRGAVLSQALTAASLADLATHLLASEDAAWDWLIQNTPAHGRPDRTVRVQAIQLYATRQRLAEHGAAELGEGWAVRSTALAKYRKALITAEREPTTVLRSLLHHHHVRAMGVGPATEAATLHLARTIALRHRPVKAPR from the coding sequence ATGGCCTTGGACGTTCCCAGATACCAGTGGACGGGCGCCGCCGTCCTACGGGCCACCACCGGCCCGAGCACCGCAGTCCTGCCCGCGGCCCTTGATCTGGACAGCGCGGACGCCGTCCGTGACTGGCTCGCCAAGCTGTGGCAGCGCGCCGAGATACGCAACGCCCTCTTCGCCGCCAGCCCCGTGCTCTGCCAGACCATCGACAACATCGTGCACGGCCGCCACGACCAGCCCCGCCAGCTCCGCCGCGCCGCGCTGTCGGTCATCTCCTACCTGTTGCGGTGGCAGCACCGGCCCGCCCCCTTCGGGCTGTTCGCCGGTACCGCACCGCTCACCATCGGCACCACACCCCGCGTGCGCTGGGGCCCGCGCCACGCGGTCACGCTGCGCGCCGACGGCGAGTGGCTCAGCGACGTCGTCCGCGACCTGGAGCAGCAGCCCGCCCTCCTGGAGCGCCTGATGGTCATCGCCAACAACACCGCCGAGTTCCGCGGTGACCGGCTTGCCGCTCCTGGCCCGCCGGCCGACGGCCACGCCCGGTTGATGGCCCCGGTCGAAATCTCCCTGCGCGCGACCCGGCCGGTGAAGGCGGCCATGGAGCACGCCCGCACGCCGATCACCTACGCCGCACTCCGCGACCTCCTCACGACCGCGTTCCCGGCCGGCGCGGGAGGCAAGATCGACGCGGTCCTTCAGGACCTGATCGAGCAGAACGTCCTCATCACCAGCCTCTGTCCCCCGATGACCACGGTCGATGCCCTCGACCACGTGTGCGCCGAGCTGAAGCGAGTCGACGCGCACTCCCTCCCCGACGTCGGCGGGCTCGCGCGCACCCTGTACGGGCTGCGCGACGACCTCACCGCGCACACCAGCCCGTCCGCCGAGACGGACCTGCGTGAACTGACGGCGCGAATGCACCGGCACTCGTCCATCGCGCCCCTGCCCGTGGTCGTCGACACCGCCCTGAACTGCGAGGTGCAACTGCCCGGAGAGGTCATCCAGGAGGTAGAGGACGCGGTCGCCGTCCTGCACCACGTGAGCCCGCTGCCGTACGGCTACAAGCTGTGGCGTGACTACCACCGTCGCTTCCGTGCCCGGTACGGGGTCGGCGCTGTCGTCCCCGTCCTCGACCTGGTCGCCGACAGCGGCCTGGGCCGGCCCGCCGAATACGTCGGCTCCGAGCGCGGCAAAGCCCCAAAGACGATCAGCGACCGCGACACGGTCGTCCTCAAACTCCTGCAACAAGCACACATGGAAGGCCGCGACGAACTCGTCCTCGACGACGCGGCGATCAGCGAACTCGCCGAGGCGGCCGGCACCGAGGAACGTCTCTACGGCGAGGGCAGCGAGATCGCCTTCGAAGTCCACGCGCCCTCCACGCACCACCTGGCCGACGGCAGGTTCGACATCGAGATCACTGGCGTGCCCCGCCCCGGCAGCAGCATGCTCGGGCGCTTCGCGCACCTGATGCCCACCGCCGAACAGCACCTGCTCACGGACTCCTACGTGACCCGGCCGGACGTCATCACCGCCCAGCTCTCGTTCAGCCCCAGGCGCCGCCGCAACGAGAACGTGGCCCGCACCGATCGCCTGCTGCCGTACGTGATCCCGCTCGGCGAGCACCCCGGCGAGCACGGTGAACCGATCCCGCTGGACGACATCGGTGTCACGGCGGACGCCCGCCGCTTCCACCTCGTGCAGGTCTCCAGCGGGCGCCCGATCGACGTGCGGGTCCTGCACGCGCTGGAGGCCGGTATCCAGACGCCGCCGCTGGCTCGGTTCCTGTCCGAGGTCTCCGGCAGCCGGCGGGCGGTGTACAAGCGGTTCGACTTCGGCGCGGCTGCCCGCCTGCCGTACCTGCCCCGCGTGCGCTATCGCCGCACCACCCTGGCCCCGGCCCGTTGGTTGCTCAGCAGCAAGGACCTCCCCGGCCGCAAGGCACCGGTCGAGGAGTGGGAGGCGGCATTCGCCGTGTGGCGCGCACGGCTGAACGTCCCCAGCCGTGTCTGCGTGGTCGAGTACGACCAGCGACTCCCGGTCGACCTCGACCATCCCGCGCACCGTCGCCTCGTGCGTTCGCAGCTCCACGAAGCCCCGGAGCTGGAGCTGCGCGAGGTCGTGGACCCGGCCCGGTACGGGTGGATCGGCCGGGCCCACGAGATCCTGCTGCCCCTCCGTCGCGCCACCCCCGCCGTCTCGAGCACGCCGCTGCCCGCCTTCCGCGCGCAGCCCGTCCCAGCCGTACAACTCCCTGGCTGTGGCGAGGTGCTGAGGATGCGTCTGCATGCCCATCCGGACCGGTTCGACGAGATCCTGGACCGGCACGTTCCGCGCCTGCTCGACGTGCTCGGCCAGCCGATGTGGTGGTTCTCTCGGCACCGAGAACTCGCCCGCCCCGAAGCCGGCCAGCACCTCACGGTCACCTTGCACCTTCCCGAGGCCGCCGCGGCCACGGCCACGGTGAACCGCTGGGCGACGGACCTGCATCTCCAACGCCTGCTGTCCGCGCTCACCCTGGAGCCGTACCAGCCCCAGACCGGCCGCTACGGAACAGGGCCGGCCATGGACGCTGCGCACCGCGCCTTCGCGGCCGACTCCAGCGCCGCCCTCGCCCAGATCCGCCTCACCACCCGTGGCGCCGTCCTCTCCCAGGCGCTCACGGCCGCGAGCCTGGCCGACCTCGCCACACACCTGCTCGCGTCCGAGGACGCCGCATGGGACTGGCTGATCCAGAACACCCCGGCCCACGGTCGCCCCGACCGCACTGTGCGCGTCCAGGCCATCCAGCTCTACGCCACCCGTCAGCGGCTCGCCGAACACGGCGCCGCCGAACTCGGCGAGGGGTGGGCCGTACGCTCCACCGCCCTGGCCAAGTACCGGAAGGCCCTCATCACGGCAGAGCGTGAGCCGACCACGGTCCTCCGGTCCCTGCTCCATCACCACCACGTACGCGCCATGGGCGTCGGCCCCGCTACCGAGGCCGCCACGCTGCACCTCGCCCGGACGATCGCCTTACGCCACCGCCCCGTCAAGGCTCCGCGATGA
- a CDS encoding lanthionine synthetase C family protein, producing the protein MITAHDRAQTLAHEYAAHLARPSGPVEDQPWLGQSLAEGAAGIALLHIERATHGHAPWSTAHHWIGQAAAGDITAADTTGLYLGAPALAFVLTTVPDSRDHLYRGAHDTLHAHVAALAHRRVDAALARLHRGASATFAEYDTFYGLTGIGAYLMRSAPDSSAMERVLRYLMTLAQPLTGDCGPTPGWWVDHDPQRRDTLAGGHGNFGAAHGITGPLLLLARAERRGIRVDGQADAIRTICDHLDTWKQDSDTGPWWPEHLTLADLKAGRPHQRHPGRPSWCYGTPGIARAGQLAGIALGDQDLQRSYEDALYRCLTDPVQLGKIIDTSLCHGWAGVYQTVFRAAHDASTPQLDALLPELRESLTIHARGASAKGPGFLEGDAGCALALTTAAANQPPTTGWDACLLIS; encoded by the coding sequence ATGATCACAGCCCACGACCGGGCGCAGACCCTGGCCCATGAGTACGCCGCACACCTCGCACGCCCGAGCGGACCGGTAGAAGACCAGCCGTGGCTCGGGCAGTCCCTCGCCGAGGGCGCCGCCGGCATCGCCCTGCTCCACATCGAACGCGCGACGCACGGCCATGCGCCGTGGAGCACCGCGCACCACTGGATCGGACAAGCCGCGGCCGGGGACATCACCGCCGCCGACACCACCGGGCTGTACCTCGGCGCCCCCGCGCTCGCCTTCGTCCTGACGACCGTCCCCGACTCCAGGGATCATCTCTACCGGGGCGCCCACGACACCCTGCACGCACACGTCGCAGCCCTCGCGCATCGCCGCGTGGACGCCGCGCTCGCACGCCTCCACCGCGGCGCATCAGCCACCTTTGCCGAATACGACACCTTCTACGGACTCACCGGCATCGGCGCCTACCTGATGCGCAGCGCCCCGGACAGCAGCGCCATGGAACGCGTCCTGCGCTACCTCATGACACTGGCCCAGCCGCTGACCGGCGACTGCGGCCCCACGCCCGGGTGGTGGGTCGACCACGATCCCCAGCGCCGCGACACCCTGGCGGGCGGGCACGGCAACTTCGGCGCCGCCCACGGCATCACCGGCCCCCTGCTCCTCTTGGCCCGGGCCGAGCGCCGCGGCATTCGTGTCGACGGACAAGCCGATGCGATCCGCACGATCTGCGATCACCTCGACACCTGGAAGCAGGACAGCGACACCGGTCCGTGGTGGCCCGAACACCTCACGCTCGCCGACCTCAAGGCCGGCCGGCCCCACCAACGCCATCCCGGACGGCCGAGCTGGTGCTACGGCACGCCCGGCATCGCGCGGGCCGGGCAGCTCGCCGGGATCGCACTGGGCGACCAGGACCTCCAGCGCAGCTACGAGGACGCCCTGTACCGGTGCCTCACCGATCCCGTGCAGCTCGGCAAGATCATCGACACGAGCCTGTGCCACGGCTGGGCGGGGGTCTACCAAACCGTCTTCCGCGCAGCACACGACGCCAGCACCCCGCAGCTCGACGCCCTCCTGCCGGAACTGCGCGAGAGCCTGACCATCCATGCCCGAGGTGCCTCAGCCAAGGGACCCGGCTTCCTGGAGGGCGACGCCGGCTGCGCCCTCGCCCTCACCACCGCCGCCGCCAACCAGCCCCCGACCACCGGATGGGACGCATGTCTGCTGATCAGCTAA
- a CDS encoding thiopeptide-type bacteriocin biosynthesis protein: MSADQLTPVTWPPTPDPVGQAVRQVLAGHPITEVAQHAGMEPIALSDAAEVFQQAGNEALARHELRTDWTQFYVEFADWGDAESAAAAHLAPMLNSLEDRGALSSWWFIRKHPCWRLRLYGCPDSPAHTELTTHLNKLVKAGHLRRWWPGIYEPETAAFGGRAGMLAAHALFSADSHHLLAGHSRSNVPIGRRELSVILCTVMMQAAGLEWQEQGDVWDRVINEEHRSVTGEVLEDRLEGMTRQIRQLLTSQTSPNGPLFGPQGPLHPVAEWAAAFRSTGNALKEAVACGSLDRGIRRVLAYHVIFHWNRAGLSLGAQSALALAARAAVLDPPPPGPEIA; the protein is encoded by the coding sequence ATGTCTGCTGATCAGCTAACCCCTGTTACCTGGCCGCCGACCCCCGACCCGGTCGGACAAGCCGTCCGCCAGGTTCTGGCCGGACACCCGATCACCGAGGTCGCCCAGCACGCGGGTATGGAGCCGATTGCGCTCTCCGACGCGGCCGAGGTGTTCCAGCAGGCGGGGAACGAAGCCCTCGCACGCCACGAACTCCGCACCGACTGGACACAGTTCTACGTGGAATTCGCCGACTGGGGCGACGCCGAGTCGGCCGCGGCCGCGCACCTCGCGCCGATGCTGAACAGCCTGGAGGATCGCGGCGCGCTTTCGTCGTGGTGGTTCATCCGTAAACATCCCTGCTGGCGGCTACGCCTCTACGGCTGCCCTGACTCCCCGGCGCACACCGAGCTCACCACCCACCTGAACAAGCTGGTCAAGGCCGGGCACCTTCGGCGCTGGTGGCCGGGGATCTACGAGCCCGAGACCGCGGCCTTCGGCGGCCGCGCAGGCATGCTCGCCGCGCACGCCCTGTTCTCCGCCGACAGTCACCACCTTCTCGCCGGGCACAGCCGTAGCAACGTTCCCATCGGCCGCCGGGAACTGTCCGTCATCCTGTGCACGGTCATGATGCAGGCGGCCGGGCTGGAGTGGCAGGAACAGGGCGACGTCTGGGACCGCGTGATCAACGAGGAGCACCGCTCCGTTACCGGAGAGGTCCTCGAAGACCGGCTGGAGGGGATGACCCGGCAGATCCGTCAGCTTCTGACCAGCCAGACCAGCCCGAACGGGCCGCTGTTCGGTCCGCAGGGCCCGCTCCATCCCGTCGCCGAATGGGCGGCGGCCTTCCGGAGCACCGGCAACGCCCTGAAGGAGGCGGTCGCCTGTGGCTCCCTCGACCGGGGCATCCGCAGGGTGCTCGCCTACCACGTGATCTTCCACTGGAACCGCGCCGGCCTGTCCCTCGGTGCGCAAAGCGCCCTCGCGCTCGCCGCCCGCGCCGCCGTCCTCGACCCGCCCCCGCCGGGACCCGAGATTGCTTGA